The window CAACTAGGGAAAGGGAAATTCAAAAGTATATAAGGGAAGTAGCTGCACAAGAGGGACAGAAGGGTAACCAGGTGAAAATCgggtatcaaaaattaaaaatcggcGATGAAGAATGGAAATGGAGTAACGAAAATGATCgattagaaaaacaaacaagaaGCCGTGATGGAAAAAAGTAAAAGAGGACATAACGAACGGTAGACGTACAACTAAATTAGCTATGAAAATGGATATGAATTTGAAAAGttgtgaaaatgaaaatcaGAAAAAGGAAGGAAGAATAAAACGGCAGTATAAGAAACTTTCGGAACCAGAAATGAAAATTGCCACCTGGAACGTGAGAAGCATATATGAAGAGGAAGCCCTCAGGAATTTGAccgaaataatggtaaagtaCAAAATAGAGGTGGTTGCGTTACAGGAAACAAAACTCTTAGGAAAAGATATTGTGAAAATCGGGAAGCATACTCTGTTTAAAAGCGGAGGGGAAAATAGGATGTTAGGAACGGGTTTCATCCTGAATGAAGCAGCAGGGAAGACAGTAGTAGATTTCGAAGCTTACTCAGATAGAATGTGTCGAATACGATTGAGAGGGAAATATAGGAAAATATCGATTGTCAATATCCATGCACCATCTGAAGAAAAAGATATTGAATTGAAACAAACCTTCTATGAAGATCTTCAAAGTGTAGTGAATAGTTTGCCGAGATAcgatatcaaaattataataggaGATTACAATGCGAAAATTGGGAGggaagaaatatataaaaatgtaacagGGGCCAAAAGTAAGCACGAATATAGCAACGAAAATGGAAGATGCATTATTGAGTTTGCAAGAGAAAATAGGATGAAAATAATAAGCACCCATTTCGACCACAAGGATATTCACAAGACAACCTGGATTTCACCAAGTGGGAATGCTTCCAATCAAATAGACCATATGCTAATTGAGGAGAGAGACATGAGATCAGTTAAAGATGTGAGAAGCTACAGAGGAGCAGCTAGTAACTCCGACCACTTTCTGGTTATTGcgaaagtaaaacaaaatttacctaAAAATCAGGGAGGTAAGGAAGTGATCAGGCAAAAATACAatgtttcaaaactaaaaatggAGGATACGAGAATCCAGTTTGAAATGATGATATCAGCGGACCTGGAAGAGCAAAGCAAAGGagaaaatattgaacaaaagtGGTCAAAAATTCAAACGGTTGTTGGAAGAGCAGCGAAATGTGTACTTGGAAAAAATGAATCAAACAAAGGGAAAGATTGGTTCGACGAAGTTTGTGTAAAAAGTTTGGAAGAGAGAAATAGGGCAAGAGTTAAATTGTATAACGATAATTCATCCCAAAACAGAGAACAGTTTAACCAAAAGAGAAAGGAAGCAAAGCGTATTTGTAGAGCAAAGAAGAGggatttttggaataaaaaaattgaaaagattgaaaacaattttatgagCAATGAGTTAAGAAATTTTTACCAAGAAGTTAAGAATAGCAGGGAAAATGGTCTGAAAACTGCCACGTACTGTAGGGGTAAGGATGGTCATATGATAGGGGAAATATCTCAGAAATTGAAACGGTGGGAAGAACATTTTCAAGAGCTATTGGATGACGAAGGAAAGAATAGTGACATTGCAGTAAATAATTCTCAGCCGGTATGTGAAAATGTGGAAGTTACCTTGGAAGAGCCAACCTTGTCAGAATTAGAGCAAATTAtttcttcattaaaaaataacaaaagcgCTGGAGAAAGTGCCATTACAGGGGAAATGTTAAAAGCAGGTGGTCAGGTATTGCATAAAAGAATTTTTGAGCTCATCCTGCAAATATGGAAGGAACAAACTATACCCACAGATTGGAGAGGATCCTTAATTTGCCCAATTCATAAAAAGGGAGACAAATCTCTCTGTGAAAATTATCGGGGAATTTCTCTTCTGGATGTAGTTTACAAAGTGTTTGCGCTGATTTTAAGATCTAGGCTAGTTACTTACATGGAGGATGTAATTGGTGAGTATCAAGGAGGATTCAGGAAGGGAAGATCAACGATTGACCAAATTTTTACTGTCAAAGAGATAATTAATGATAGCTTTGATAGAAATCTCGAACTGCATatcttatttattgattttaaacaagCATACGATTCGATCATTAGAACAAAAATGATAGAGGCTATGACGACGCTAAAGATacccaaaaaattgattgaattggtACTCATGACATTGAAGAGAACATGGAGTAAAGTAACATGGGAAGGGAAAATATCAAAAGCTTTTAATGTCCAAAAAGGATTAAGGCAAGGTGACCCGTTGTCCACAATGCTGTTCAATCTGGTGCTGGAAGTAACTATTCGGGAATGTAAATTACAGACCAAAGGAACTGTGAACCACTTTCGACATCAGGTTGTAGCTTTTGCGGACGATATAGCTATTATAACTAGAACAAAGCAAGAGTTGATCACTGTGtttaaaaaccttgaaaataaagCTAAAGAGTACGGGTTGAccataaatgaacaaaaaacaaaGTATCTTAAGCTACGAAACCATAATGAGGAAAATGAAAATGGTATACAAATTCAATCGACCGAAAAAGCATATGCATTCGAAAGAGTAAGACAATTCGACTATTTGGGGGTGATAATTGAAGACAAAAGTGAAGAAGAACCCGAAATTAATAAAAGACTTCAGAGTGGAAGCAGAGCCATGAGTTCTTTGAAAGGGGTCATGCTGTCCAAAATGGTTTCAAGGAGGGTAAAAGTCCGAGTATATAAGACAGTAATTAGACCAACGGTTTTGTACGGAGCAGAGACATGggtcgtaaataaaaaaattgaaaataagctaTTGATTTGGGAACGAAAAATTCTACGAAGAATCTTTGGAGGCCAAAAAGACGAAAGTGGACAATGGAAAAGAAGAACAAATGAGAACATATACGAAATTTATAGTGACccaaatatagtaaaaattgcCAAAGCACGCAGGATCCGATGGTTGGGGCATGTCCATAGGATGTCAAAGGAAAGGATTCCGAATAAATTACTCACTCAAGGAGTTGGTGGTAAGCGGAGGACGGGACGGCCGAAGAAACGGTGGTTAGAGTCCACCATAGAAGATCTCCAGCAGATAGGAGTTCAGAACTGGAAGAAGGATGCTTTGAACAGGAAAAAGTGGAAGCAAATTGTCAAAAAGACAGAAGCCATGAGCCCTTGAGGCTTGAAgtgctaatatatatatataaactttccTTGCAAATAAGGCATAAGCATTTTTCCCCTTGCGCCACAAAAAAGTACATGTTTGTCCATTTCTCTTGAAAAACGCGGCACTCACTATCCACTTTACGTTTTTTCGTCGACATTATTTGgggtaaaaatattcaatattataaaactttcacaaaattaaatttatattttttaataacttatttatcaaaaattaacttaaagttTTCACAAAAGTTAATGTAAACATATGTGAGCATCTCCTATGAAATAATTACCACAAGTAACTCCATGATTATAACTAACTTCACTCTGTAGTCACCTCGACTATCGGCCACTCGCGGCAGCACTAGTCGACATCGGCATGACACACCGTGTCATGCCGATGTCAtgtacaaatacaaattattcaatcaaaatacatataacaatatcagaaatattgtagttaataaaattcacagaaaatactttaataaatttaaaaaataggcgGTATTTGGTCAATAATTTACGAATATCCGACTAGGAGCTCGCGGGCCGTAGGTTGGGCACCGCTGATCTATACACTTTTAAGTTTTGTGACAGCAGAATACCCTAATATATTTTCTGTGGGTAGAAGATTACCATTGTAAATAAAAGTTGGTAATGGTGGGTAGAATGATGCTCTTTGGTTAGCTATTTCGTACATCATCATAATACATATATGCTAGTGCAGGATTGGGTGTTGTTGTGTATATTGGATGTTCATCGATAGGTCCGAAGGACTCGGTTAATAAATCGGGTAGGTTCGGAATCCGTCCACAAAGCGGCAGGTGTTGGATCTTAGGGCGCCACTTCATTCCTGAGCCGTCAGTAATCTTACCGATCCCGGCAAGGTATGTCTGAATGCTCTTTGGTACTTTGATACCATGAATCGACATTGAAAGCTCTTCATAACGGAAATCGTCATCTTCTCCATTTGAATGAAGTATGTAGTAAATCCATTTCCAGTAAACATTACATTAATATCTAAACATTTGTTTAGTTAATGTTTGTGATGCACCTTTAGATGATGAGCATATTTGAACGAATGTAGAATCAACTACATCGAGAAAGCCACTATAATCGAGCTGGTGACGAAAAGATTGAATTGGTGTCAATCCAACCATACCATCAACCAAGGCATCCTTAATTTCTAGTGGGTCGTTGTTGGGTGCTGTATAAGTTGTGGAGTTATGTGTAGGCCCCGGGGGGGGGGGTGGAGGTGGTGGCTTCCTGGGGTGTACAGGAGGCCTGGCAAACACCTCTTCAGCATCCTTGTCTATTGGAGTTTTCTCCACTCTAAAACCTTTCGTTTTCTGAGGTCCTTTTGACATTTTGTTTCTCGCTTTGATTTATAAGGCGTAACATCAAGTTACTATTCCTTTTTATGTAAACACTAGCTTAAAAACCCGGCTTCGCCCGGGAGTTGATATGAGATGACGTGGTAgagtcgaaataaaaaaataaactatgacgtaaaaagtaaaaaaaaagtttattgaaaacgttttctcattatttacaatacttgtttataaacaacatttttcattttattgcccggagtatatatacataaattttttggatttcctACTCTTGAGCAAGCTACATATAGCTGACCGTGAGAGAAGCAGGATTCTTTGAGGTTAATGccacaatattttaaagtttgtcCTTGCGCTTTGTTAATTGTAAAACTAAAGGCTAATTTTATTGGAAACTGCAgtcttttaaattgaaatggcAATTCCGAAGAGATCAGAGGTATTCTAGGTATAAATACTGTCTGTCCTTTGGTCTTTCCAGAAATAAGTTCAGCTTCAATGATATTATTCGATAGCTGTTTTACGATCATTCTAGTTCCATTACATAATTTTGGGGAGTTGAGATTTCTGAGTAGTATGATTGGAGTTCCAATTTTCAGACGAAGGCAGTGTAATGGCATTCCTGGTACTTGTAAAGAGTTTAGAAATTCAGTGGGGAAGTTGACACTTTCTTCAATGGATACCATCGTGTCGatcgatttatatattttctcttCACCAGGTATTTtctttagaatattaaaattgatatcgtcaacaatattatttttagtggcCAAAATTGCTCTTTGAAATAACCACTCTGCATTAGTATAATTCTGAATaatatttggataaattttgtCGATTAGTTCGTCTTCAGTAGTGGCTATATTACAGAAATCACTATTAAGTTCAATGAGGCCGGTCGTTTGGTCAGTAGGATATGTACCTTCGCCGAtttgtaaaagtattttagCAAATTGTGCTGTTGTTTCATCTCTTGATAATTCAACTCTcatgttttttgttaattgcAGTATTTGTACTTGTGGCCAGAGATGTGATTTTTTCAAGCATGCATTGATCTCGTCTGCTGATGTTGACTTGGGAATAACTGGAAGTGTTTGTCGAAAATCTCCTGAGAGTATGAGTAGAGCTCCTCCCATTATTTCAGAGTTTTTTCGCAATTCTTGTAATGTTCTGTCCATggcttctataaattttttatgggcCATGGTGCATTCATCCCAGATGATAATTTTagcttgttttaaaatttgaccaCGTCCAGATTTTCCTGAAATTTTACATACCGGGAATTGTTGTTCGGCTATATTCAATGGTAGTTGTAAGGCAGAATGGGCAGTTCGTCCTCCTTCCATAAGTGTGGCTGCAATGCCAGATGATGCTAGTGCCAGTGCGATGAGTTTTTTAGCACGTATTTCCGCCAGTATTAGATTTATGAGAAACGTTTTACCAGTGCCTCCTGGTGCATCCAAGTAAATAATTCCaccaatattgttatttatccGGCTCATTATAACgtcgtaaacttttttttgattgtCATTGAGAAGTGGTTTGTTGTGAGCAATGTATTCAAGTAGTTCATTGATGTTGTAACTTTTTTCCTTCATAATTTCGTAGTTTAGCACACTAAAAGCATTTCTTTGTGGTGCTGGCATTCCAAGTTCTACTAAGGCCTGATTATTTATTGCTAAACATTTATCTTCTAAGCGAATGAGTGTTTCATTGAAGATCTCGTCATTGAATTCTATAGTCAGTTCAGGATTAGCTTGTTGGACTTGGTACAATATATCATCACTCATACTCCTTTTGAAAGAGTCCCATAGCTGTTTTGGGTTTGATGGGTTACatgttgttaatattatagCGAATAACTCTCGAATTTGTTCAGCTGAAGCTGTGAGTGTGGCTTCTTGTAGTGTTAATTCCCAGTGGTTGTCGTTTTCCAATAATCCTAAGCGTTGACATGCTTCTCTGTAAGTCTGGCATAGGTAGCCATTAACGGTCCTGAGATCTGTAAAACTTGTTGGTCCCCGTATTTCGTGTAACAACATCCGGAGATAAAAACATTCGGCATTGTTTGGATGTACAGTGAATACTCGACCTATTGCGTTAGTTTTTATGATTTCTGGATGACCCTCCTCTGGCATTCCTTGTTTCCGACGTTGAAAAATTTTCCTTGTTTTGTCCCACGTATAATAAATAGGGACGTCGACATACAATAACTTTCTGGCGAATGGATCTGTTTGACACAGTTGGAAGAAAGCTGTTAATGTTGTGTTCTGAGGTGGTTCGCTTGCAATTTTTCTAGCCGAGTCTTTTGTGAAGTAAACTCTCTGTCCATTCTCCAAATGTACTGCTAGATGTTGCACAGCTGGTTCGCGTTCATGTATGGGAAAACTAAAAATCCTCCACGCTGCTTCGTTACTGTTGATGTATCTTCCCATTTGGTACATGAGGATCTCATCATTTCTGTTATTTTGTTCGCTATTTTGGACTATTTGAAATACTGCCATATCACTACCTTTGTTTACGtacttacatatatatttaatagattttactGAATTGCAGTATTCAACGTTTATATGTGCTTGGAACATTTTGGAAAGTAGTGGATTATACGGTACTACCCATTGATTATCTATTTCCAGTTCGTCTCTGCCTTGTATTCGTATTTTTGCTGTGAAGCCACCGTTTTTCGGTGATCGTCTTCTATATTTGGGATAGCCGTCATCTTCAGTTTTGGTATCGTCCAAGTACggttttggatattttttcgtACATTTTCCATCACTCATGCATGGCGCATTGAAATTTAATGATCCACATGGTCCGTGAATCATGTTTTTCACTACTATGTTGTAAAGCTCCGGATCTTTTTGTGGATCAGGAAATTCAGCTCGGATGATTTTGTCGATATCCGTGGGATAAATTTTATCGTGTAGCCATATGAGATTGTGTGAGTGAGGTAATCCTCGTTTTT is drawn from Chrysoperla carnea chromosome X, inChrCarn1.1, whole genome shotgun sequence and contains these coding sequences:
- the LOC123302914 gene encoding uncharacterized protein LOC123302914, translating into MYTIEWQKRGLPHSHNLIWLHDKIYPTDIDKIIRAEFPDPQKDPELYNIVVKNMIHGPCGSLNFNAPCMSDGKCTKKYPKPYLDDTKTEDDGYPKYRRRSPKNGGFTAKIRIQGRDELEIDNQWVVPYNPLLSKMFQAHINVEYCNSVKSIKYICKYVNKGSDMAVFQIVQNSEQNNRNDEILMYQMGRYINSNEAAWRIFSFPIHEREPAVQHLAVHLENGQRVYFTKDSARKIASEPPQNTTLTAFFQLCQTDPFARKLLYVDVPIYYTWDKTRKIFQRRKQGMPEEGHPEIIKTNAIGRVFTVHPNNAECFYLRMLLHEIRGPTSFTDLRTVNGYLCQTYREACQRLGLLENDNHWELTLQEATLTASAEQIRELFAIILTTCNPSNPKQLWDSFKRSMSDDILYQVQQANPELTIEFNDEIFNETLIRLEDKCLAINNQALVELGMPAPQRNAFSVLNYEIMKEKSYNINELLEYIAHNKPLLNDNQKKVYDVIMSRINNNIGGIIYLDAPGGTGKTFLINLILAEIRAKKLIALALASSGIAATLMEGGRTAHSALQLPLNIAEQQFPVCKISGKSGRGQILKQAKIIIWDECTMAHKKFIEAMDRTLQELRKNSEIMGGALLILSGDFRQTLPVIPKSTSADEINACLKKSHLWPQVQILQLTKNMRVELSRDETTAQFAKILLQIGEGTYPTDQTTGLIELNSDFCNIATTEDELIDKIYPNIIQNYTNAEWLFQRAILATKNNIVDDINFNILKKIPGEEKIYKSIDTMLDYSGFLDVVDSTFVQICSSSKGASQTLTKQMFRY